A genomic window from Nicotiana sylvestris chromosome 11, ASM39365v2, whole genome shotgun sequence includes:
- the LOC104233744 gene encoding uncharacterized protein isoform X1 has product MNKVLMMNPLRLLSLNVLFLWFLAQNRLFLSVITAQLGPVIMCKKATQARLAQSLFVRLVLLRVKPIRLQVQTVCILHYLSFHQIAFMKLHSKPSMKGNQHVLISRSLCPTVSCSSMLRSYSLMIDNLAGERSPYDEPFHKLFEDYYLLRLVI; this is encoded by the exons ATGAACAAG GTGCTTATGATGAATCCACTCAGGTTACTGAGCCTGAATGTCTTATTCCTTTGGTTCTTGGCACAAAACAG GTTATTTTTGTCGGTGATCACTGCCCAGCTTGGACCAGTCATTATGTGCAAGAAAGCGACACAAGCTAGACTTGCTCAATCTCTATTTGTGCGCCTTGTGTTGTTAAGAGTGAAGCCAATTAGGTTACAG GTACAAACCGTATGCATCTTGCATTATCTGAGTTTCCATCAAATAGCTTTTATGAAGTTACATTCCAAACCATCAATGAAAGGCAATCAACATGTATTGATTTCTCGTAGCTTGTGCCCAACCGTCTCATGTTCTTCTATGCTCAG GTCATACAGTCTGATGATCGATAATTTAGCGGGCGAAAGATCTCCATATGATGAACCATTCCATAAATTATTTGAAGACTATTATTTGTTAAGATTAGTTATATAA
- the LOC104233744 gene encoding uncharacterized protein isoform X2, translated as MMNPLRLLSLNVLFLWFLAQNRLFLSVITAQLGPVIMCKKATQARLAQSLFVRLVLLRVKPIRLQVQTVCILHYLSFHQIAFMKLHSKPSMKGNQHVLISRSLCPTVSCSSMLRSYSLMIDNLAGERSPYDEPFHKLFEDYYLLRLVI; from the exons ATGATGAATCCACTCAGGTTACTGAGCCTGAATGTCTTATTCCTTTGGTTCTTGGCACAAAACAG GTTATTTTTGTCGGTGATCACTGCCCAGCTTGGACCAGTCATTATGTGCAAGAAAGCGACACAAGCTAGACTTGCTCAATCTCTATTTGTGCGCCTTGTGTTGTTAAGAGTGAAGCCAATTAGGTTACAG GTACAAACCGTATGCATCTTGCATTATCTGAGTTTCCATCAAATAGCTTTTATGAAGTTACATTCCAAACCATCAATGAAAGGCAATCAACATGTATTGATTTCTCGTAGCTTGTGCCCAACCGTCTCATGTTCTTCTATGCTCAG GTCATACAGTCTGATGATCGATAATTTAGCGGGCGAAAGATCTCCATATGATGAACCATTCCATAAATTATTTGAAGACTATTATTTGTTAAGATTAGTTATATAA